Proteins from a single region of Salipiger sp. H15:
- the murF gene encoding UDP-N-acetylmuramoyl-tripeptide--D-alanyl-D-alanine ligase, with translation MTLWTSEDAARATGGRAIGSWNVTGVSIDTRTIEKGDLFVALTAARDGHEFVAQALKNGAAAALVSRIPEGLPEDAPLLLVDDVLPGLEALGRAARARTRAQVVAVTGSVGKTSTKEMLRTVLGAQGTVHAAEKSYNNHWGVPLTLARMPADVDFAVIEIGMNHPGEIAPLSRMARPHVAMITIVAPAHLAAFESLEGIAREKAAIFEGLEPGGTAVVNGDLEVSPLLIELAEAKAAHVVTFGEAAGNHHRVEQVTVCDAATVAQGRAWRTHVLYKVAVPGRHFAVNAMGVLAVVHALGLDRAMAITALGQWEAGAGRGLREVIILDPVETHLTLELIDDAYNANPASLGASLEVLAGARPKDGIGRVDHGRRIAYLGDMKELGAQEHALHAALADLPAMAKIDLVHCVGPLMRDLWEALPEHKRGHWAETSAAMAERVRHDLDAGDVVLVKGSLSMALARVVDAIRKMGHAPATI, from the coding sequence GTGACGCTCTGGACATCTGAAGACGCGGCGCGCGCCACCGGCGGGCGCGCCATCGGCAGCTGGAACGTCACCGGCGTTTCGATCGACACCCGCACCATCGAGAAGGGCGACCTCTTCGTCGCGCTGACCGCGGCGCGCGACGGGCACGAGTTCGTCGCGCAGGCGCTGAAGAACGGCGCCGCCGCCGCGCTGGTGAGCCGCATCCCCGAGGGGCTGCCCGAGGACGCGCCGCTGCTGCTGGTGGACGACGTGCTGCCCGGGCTCGAGGCGCTGGGACGCGCCGCCCGCGCCCGCACCCGCGCGCAGGTGGTGGCGGTGACCGGCTCGGTCGGCAAGACCTCGACCAAGGAGATGCTGCGCACCGTGCTCGGCGCGCAGGGCACGGTTCACGCCGCCGAGAAGAGCTACAACAACCACTGGGGCGTGCCGCTGACGCTGGCCCGGATGCCCGCCGACGTGGATTTCGCCGTCATCGAGATCGGCATGAACCACCCCGGCGAGATCGCGCCGCTGTCGCGCATGGCGCGCCCGCACGTGGCGATGATCACCATCGTGGCGCCGGCGCACCTTGCGGCCTTCGAGAGCCTCGAGGGCATCGCGCGCGAGAAGGCGGCGATCTTCGAGGGGCTCGAGCCCGGCGGCACCGCCGTGGTGAACGGCGATCTCGAGGTCTCGCCGCTGCTCATCGAACTGGCCGAGGCGAAGGCCGCGCACGTGGTCACCTTCGGCGAGGCGGCGGGAAACCACCACCGCGTCGAGCAGGTCACCGTCTGCGACGCGGCCACCGTGGCGCAGGGCCGGGCGTGGCGCACGCATGTGCTCTACAAGGTGGCGGTGCCGGGGCGGCATTTCGCGGTCAACGCCATGGGCGTGCTGGCCGTGGTGCACGCGCTGGGGCTCGACCGGGCGATGGCGATCACCGCGCTGGGTCAGTGGGAGGCCGGGGCGGGCAGGGGCCTGCGCGAGGTCATCATCCTCGATCCGGTCGAGACGCACCTGACGCTCGAGCTCATCGACGACGCCTACAACGCCAACCCCGCCTCGCTCGGCGCCTCGCTCGAGGTGCTGGCCGGGGCGCGGCCCAAGGACGGCATCGGCCGCGTCGACCACGGCCGCCGCATCGCCTATCTCGGCGACATGAAGGAGCTTGGCGCGCAGGAGCACGCGCTGCACGCGGCGCTGGCCGACCTGCCGGCGATGGCCAAGATCGACCTCGTGCACTGCGTCGGCCCGCTCATGCGCGATCTCTGGGAGGCGCTGCCCGAGCACAAGCGCGGGCACTGGGCCGAGACCAGCGCGGCCATGGCCGAGCGGGTGCGCCACGACCTCGACGCCGGCGACGTGGTGCTGGTCAAGGGATCGCTCTCGATGGCGCTGGCGCGCGTGGTTGACGCGATCCGGAAAATGGGTCATGCGCCCGCGACAATCTGA